Part of the Nicotiana sylvestris chromosome 5, ASM39365v2, whole genome shotgun sequence genome is shown below.
AAATTTCTGTtcataaatagaataaacataATATAGGCGAAACAagcaaaatcagaaaccctaatgagCATAGTAGGGTACAATCATAGAAACATAGAACATATTCATGAATAACATACATGCAAACAAATTAAACGAACAAATAAGCAAGGACAGTTCTCAGAACCCAGGATTAAGACcaagaattagggttttcaacataatgaatcagataaaaggaaaaacttaaataatccgtttaaacatagtaaacatCATAGAATTatactgaaaatcagaggagaagcCATCTtgaaaaggggttaagaaaccctagttttgaaGACATAGAGGTGGTTTTTGAGAAATCGGAGAGATTATCATGGAAAACAATAAAATAACTTAGAATACTCTTAGATCTGTTACATATCTAAGAAGTCAAGAGATAAATTAGGGTTTTAGAGAGAGATAACCTAGAGATGTTGAGATTCCGGCTTAGAAGCCATGGATCTAGCCGGAGAAATAGAAAGGTCTTACTCAGACGGGGCAAGGTGGCCTAAGAATGGCAAGAATAGACCGTAGGTGTGAGTTGAGTAGCCgttggtcccttgaggacctcaAGGTAGCAAGAATCCGGCATGGGGGGATCCATGGAGGGTAGGGGTGGTGGTGGAACCACCATTGACACCAGCGAGCCCACGGCCGGCGAGTAGGAGCCATGGTTTAGCAGagagagcttgagagagaatgagagggtgTGACGGCGGAGAGTGatgagagaatgagagaaatGAGGGTTTGGGGGTAGACTATTAGGTTAACTATGGTAAGGACGGATATGGTccattgatcaaaattgatcaacagTCCAAATTAAATAGGGATTGGGTCAGGTAGGATAGTGGATTGGGCCTTGGGGGTATTGGGCTAATTTAATCAGGTTTGGGTCTGGATTAATTTAGGCTAGAATAAAAATGAAattaggctatttgttaaatacccaattaaattaaataaaataatttacaaaaatagccgATAATTGTACAAAATGACTTTCATGCATAGAAAATAGTTAAAAATGATTACTtagtatttaaaataaaatgattaATTTCCAgtcaaaaatagtataaaattatatgaatgggctataattgcaaagttattgtaaTTGTAGCCAAATGAtgccaatttggctaattatgaaataatttggttTAAACAGGACCATAAATAATAAACTAAATCAAAAgatgcttttgaaatcatttgtaatgccattttgtaattatttattggaaATAAAATGTTGGGTAAATTAATAACAATAtaggaaaattatggaaaaataccaattgctatTAATGCGTGATTTTGGAGGTATATatgtaattttaaaatattttgggaaaaattgggtatcaacagctgtccctctttactcgggaaggatgaaagagttttcgggtaaagaaatgatggccaattttgacagAGCGAAACTGTTAGAGAGATTCAGGCCGCACCCTAgtttctgagctacctacatatccctggttttacaggaatcaggccataggTAGTTCTAGAGTCATCGGCGAAGTGTACGGGTGAAGTCATTACAATAACAGACGTAATGTCTTAGGCTAGATGAGTGAACGGTTTACAGAagaggttaggtttgatatggctgggagaactggagtgggatcgctcctgctgggatAGTCGATGCTCGCCGAGTTACCTACAAATAAGAATACCGCAAGtatatactgtgcataaatttaaacattgaTGCAGGTTCCCATTGgactatgaatgttgtcttcggacggttagggatggcgtcctcagaccatgatgtcctgggcgaCGAATTGTTTTATGAGAGATTTTCAAGCCATGAAATGATACTCTCGGGCCATgacaaatggtgcctccgaaccatggcgcctttgaataatgatatgcaaatttgaaggatcctcaggccatggcatggtgtcttccggctatgaggatgatgctttttagactatgatgccttcaGATAGATcggcgatattttagcccatgatatTCAataatgatgttaacaagacaaagcttagtctagTGAAATgaagggtagagcttagcccaATTGAAAAGCGAGTAGATAGTACTACAAATAGAGAAATATTTATGCAAagagggacagtgcttagtcccatgtagatggggaggcagggattagactcatgcaaatatggaggcaaggatacaaatatggaggcaaggattagcctcatgcaagtagggggcagggattagcctcgtgcaaatacggaggcaaggattagtctcatgcaagtatggagtcaaggattagcctcatgcagatggagaggcagggattaacctcatgtaggtatggaggcagggattagcctcatgcaaatgtggaggcagggattagccacatgtaaatatggaggcaaggattagcctcatgcaaatatggaggcaaggattatcctcatgcaaatatggaggcaaagattagcctcatgccgatggagaggcagggattagcctcatgcaggtatggaggcaaggattagcctcatgcagatggagaggcaaggattagcatcatgtaggtatggaggcagggattagtctcatgcaaatatggagacaaggattagcctcatgcaaatatggaggcaaggattagcctcatacagatggagaggcagggattagcctcatgtaggtatggaggcaaggattagcctcatgtaggtatggaggcagggattagcctcaagcaaatgtggaggtagggattagcctcatgcaaatttaGAGGCAAGGATtggcctcatgcaggtatggaggcagggattagcctcgtgcaagtatggaggcaagtattagccttatgcaaagagcgagtagcaaataagagtagtgtatgtcttagtTGGAGATATATTCAGTGTCTGATGGCCAGATGgatagtgaatttgctttgtgtatataTGTTTGCGAGTGCTATCATTACGTTAAATGTGCTTACATTCAAAgaaaaaaattgtaagttttgtggggggAAGTTGGTTCATGCTTCGTCTGTTGGCCTTGCTATGCTCCGTTCTGAAAGCCCTTCCGAGTTCCCataggtaacacctgactgttatggaaatagagttttcgaaaatatgcaattattgataaaaatagagttgttttagaaacgtattgatatatcaagtaattttgatgaagtagtgactgtaacacgtctcaaaggcattgcagctctcttatgtcgGAATTTTGacggttctcctcaaaattctgccacaGTTTAGTAGATGCTGAAACTACTCTTCGAAATTTTGTAGATGCTGAAACTACAAATATTGCAGCTCTCGTATCGACTTTTTGCGGATAATGGATCTTGCTGAAACTTCTTCGAAATTTTggaaatccttctcaaaattctgccccaatttcttaacTGAACTGACCGCCTGACACatgttggcgttggctggacttgctctgaaattttgaggaccctcctcaaaattctgccccagtttctgatcttgggggaaatgaaaattttattatgatatgaccgaacccataaggctgcctacgtatcctctcttaaacgggaatcagttcaagtgtagttcaattacatcagatgagaaaatgtaaataatctaagcatagtatctcttgactgcgtctgaattgatttgttttggctagatttctccatccatttctgcacgTATGAGTGCTCCCCCTATCAGCAccatgtgaaccatgtacggaccttgccggttgggagagaatttccctttggcttcatcttgatgtgggaagatcttcttcagcaccaactgaccTAGTGCAAACTGCCTCGtcttgacccttttgttgaaagctataGACATtgtgttcatcctctttccatcgataagggccaattgttcatagcggcttCTTATCCACTCTACATCGCTGAGTTCagtttcctgtatgattcttaaagaaggaatctctaccatGGCTGGGATggcagcctcggtcccataaaccagcatgtagggagttgccccggttgatgtgcgaatcatagtgcggtatcccaataaagcaaaaggtaacttctcatgccattgtttgtggctctctaccattttccttagtatcttcttgatgttattGTTaacggcttctacggctccattcatttgaggtctataggctgtggaattcttgtgtttgattttgaaagtttcacacgtAGCTTTCATCAAATCCctattgagattggcggcgtTATCAATAACagtggactcgggaactccgaatcggcaaacaatacaatccttgacaaaatctacgacgactttcttggttacaactttgtaagatgcagcctctacccattttgtaaagtagtcaatgacgaccagaataaacctgtgcctgtttgaagtagtgggctcaatcggaccaataacatccattccccaagcggcgaatggccaagatgagtttgttgcattgagcttgtttggcggaacttttatcatatcgacatgcacctggcattgaaagcatttgcagacatactagatgcaatctgtctccatggtcatccaaaagtaactggccttgagtatcttcttagccaagacgaaaccgttcatgtgcgggccacaggtcccggcatgtacatcctcaagtagcttagaagcttcctttgcgtcgacatatCTTAGTAAATCCAGATCAGGAGTTATTGtgtacaagttccctccgctgtggaagaagtgatttgacaatctctggAGTATGCATTTTTTAGTGTGATTTGCAAGCTCCTGATATTCCCTTTTTAATAAGTAccctttgatgtcatggaaccaaggatttccatccgtttcttcttcaacatgagcacaatatgctggTTGATCATGTATTTTCACTGGtatgggatcaatataattcttatctggatattGTATCATAGATGGCAAAGTGgtcaatgcatcggcaaactcattctgaattctgggtacatgtcggaattctatctttgtaaatctctttcttaattcctgcacatggtacAAATATggtaatatcttggaattcttggtggcccactctccttgcacctagtgcacaagcaaatctgaatcaccgattaccatcaactcctgaatgttcatgtcgattgccatgttgagccctagtatgcaagcttcatactccgCCATGTTTTTGGTGGaggaaaatctgagtttagcatataccggataatgttgacccatttctaataccaaaactg
Proteins encoded:
- the LOC138868962 gene encoding uncharacterized protein codes for the protein MDPLKYIFQKPMLTGKLAKWQILLSEFDIVYVTQKVVKGQALADHLTENPVGGAYEPLKTYFPDEEVSFIGEDITEAYDSWRMFIDGAANFREGGIGAVLVLEMGQHYPVYAKLRFSSTKNMAEYEACILGLNMAIDMNIQELMELRKRFTKIEFRHVPRIQNEFADALTTLPSMIQYPDKNYIDPIPVKIHDQPAYCAHVEEETDGNPWFHDIKGYLLKREYQELANHTKKCILQRLSNHFFHSGGNLYTITPDLDLLRYVDAKEASKLLEDKVVVDFVKDCIVCRFGVPESTVIDNAANLNRDLMKATCETFKIKHKNSTAYRPQMNGAVEAVNNNIKKILRKMVESHKQWHEKLPFALLGYRTMIRTSTGATPYMLVYGTEAAIPAMVEIPSLRIIQETELSDVEWIRSRYEQLALIDGKRMNTMSIAFNKRVKTRQFALGQLVLKKIFPHQDEAKGKFSPNRQGPYMVHMVLIGGALIRAEMDGEI